One segment of uncultured Propionivibrio sp. DNA contains the following:
- a CDS encoding response regulator — protein sequence MTMGEAQLLDHLGQMIFLVEPETLHIVYVNRIAERTLGYSGEQLRAMTILDVECSLQDVFYWEEIRNGQLSGIETQEGMYLCGDGSMRPATKTVQVIETEGQCRLLVQAFPTSGIGTAAENLAYTMSQLRATLESTGNGILVLDWQGKVASMNRQFSGMWAIPEGLLLRQDDQSILEFVADQLVDADVWQQRMRIVVDENETKDLLHLKNGSVFECKSLPQYLDERIIGRVFAFNDLTERIRIEDDLIAARRRAEMANQAKAAFLAMMSHEIRTPMNGVMGMTTLMFDTPLSDEQRRYLDIIRSSSESLLTVINDVLDFSKIEAHKLTLESIDFSLPSLLEDFSDLMALRAAEKGIEYAWVMDRAVPDRVCGDPGRVRQILTNLVGNAIKFTEVGTISVRVSRQADRDEQIVLQIEVSDSGIGIAEEDLPKIFAPFEQADSSTTRRYGGTGLGLTITRQLIGLMGGDISVTSRLGDGTSFVFSLALRRAADRPATAESISPASEDEPSLARVLVVDDFDVSRQGLVERLWRCGYVADAVSNAEEALVALRRARDSTRPYRALIVDQSLPGNEGEQLGRQVATSGEYSDVILVLCVAAGFRGDAQRIRDAGFAAYVHKPARKAVLQECLKHFAHSSDMETPTQSQSADFSASLQRARRLLVVEDNAINMVVVRGLLGKLGFSNIDKARDGVEAVEAAQDGVYDLILMDCQMPHMDGYEATRQLRERAVATPIVAMTAHALSGERDKCLEAGMDDYLSKPLSLDQLKECLLRWLPE from the coding sequence ATGACAATGGGGGAAGCGCAGCTCCTTGATCATCTCGGTCAGATGATTTTCCTGGTCGAACCGGAAACCTTGCACATCGTTTACGTCAATCGCATTGCCGAGCGCACGCTCGGCTATTCCGGCGAGCAGTTGCGGGCGATGACGATCCTTGATGTCGAATGCTCGTTGCAGGATGTCTTCTACTGGGAAGAGATCCGAAACGGGCAACTATCGGGAATCGAGACGCAGGAAGGCATGTATCTGTGCGGCGACGGTTCGATGCGACCGGCGACAAAAACGGTGCAGGTGATCGAAACCGAAGGACAGTGCCGTCTGCTGGTGCAGGCCTTTCCCACCAGCGGGATCGGAACTGCCGCCGAGAATCTCGCTTACACGATGTCGCAACTTCGTGCGACGCTCGAATCAACGGGGAATGGCATTCTGGTGCTTGATTGGCAGGGCAAGGTCGCGAGCATGAACCGCCAGTTCAGTGGCATGTGGGCGATTCCGGAAGGATTGTTGCTGCGCCAGGACGACCAGTCGATTCTCGAATTCGTTGCCGACCAGCTGGTCGATGCTGATGTGTGGCAACAGCGCATGCGCATTGTTGTCGATGAAAACGAAACGAAGGATCTGTTACATCTGAAGAACGGCAGCGTTTTCGAGTGCAAGTCCTTGCCCCAGTATCTTGACGAACGCATCATCGGGCGGGTGTTCGCGTTCAACGATCTGACCGAACGGATCCGCATCGAGGACGATCTGATCGCGGCCCGCCGGCGTGCGGAGATGGCCAATCAGGCCAAGGCGGCGTTTCTGGCGATGATGTCGCATGAAATCCGGACCCCGATGAACGGCGTCATGGGCATGACGACCCTGATGTTCGATACGCCGCTCAGCGACGAACAGCGCCGTTACCTCGACATCATCCGGTCGAGTTCGGAATCGTTGCTGACGGTGATCAACGACGTGCTGGATTTCTCGAAAATCGAAGCTCACAAGCTGACGCTCGAATCGATCGACTTCAGTCTGCCATCGTTGCTCGAGGATTTTTCAGATCTGATGGCATTGCGCGCGGCGGAGAAGGGTATCGAATATGCCTGGGTGATGGATCGGGCCGTACCCGACCGCGTCTGCGGCGATCCCGGTCGGGTACGCCAGATCCTGACCAACCTGGTCGGCAATGCCATCAAGTTCACCGAGGTCGGAACGATCTCGGTGCGTGTCTCGCGCCAGGCCGATCGGGATGAGCAGATCGTGTTGCAGATCGAAGTCAGCGATTCGGGCATCGGCATTGCCGAAGAAGACCTGCCGAAGATTTTTGCGCCGTTCGAGCAGGCCGATTCGTCGACCACGCGTCGATACGGCGGAACCGGGCTTGGGCTGACGATCACGCGTCAATTGATTGGGTTGATGGGCGGCGATATCAGTGTTACCAGCCGTCTTGGCGACGGCACTTCGTTTGTCTTCAGCCTGGCGCTGCGTCGGGCAGCAGACCGACCGGCGACCGCGGAGAGCATTTCACCGGCGAGTGAGGACGAGCCGTCGTTGGCACGCGTGTTGGTGGTTGATGACTTCGACGTGAGTCGCCAGGGTTTGGTCGAGCGTCTGTGGCGCTGTGGCTATGTGGCCGATGCGGTCAGCAATGCCGAGGAGGCATTGGTCGCACTGCGCAGGGCGCGTGATTCGACCCGTCCGTATCGCGCATTGATCGTCGATCAGAGCCTGCCGGGAAATGAGGGCGAGCAGCTCGGACGCCAGGTCGCCACTAGCGGAGAATATAGCGATGTCATACTTGTGTTGTGCGTCGCCGCGGGATTCCGTGGCGATGCGCAGCGCATCCGTGATGCCGGATTCGCTGCCTATGTGCACAAGCCGGCGCGGAAGGCGGTGTTGCAGGAATGCCTGAAGCATTTTGCGCACTCTTCCGATATGGAGACACCAACGCAATCGCAGTCTGCGGACTTCAGCGCTTCGTTACAGCGGGCGCGTCGACTCCTGGTCGTCGAAGATAATGCCATTAACATGGTGGTGGTCAGAGGGTTGTTGGGCAAGCTCGGCTTCTCCAACATTGACAAGGCCCGCGATGGCGTCGAAGCTGTCGAGGCTGCTCAGGACGGTGTCTACGATCTGATTCTAATGGACTGCCAGATGCCGCATATGGATGGCTATGAGGCTACCCGTCAGTTGAGGGAACGGGCGGTGGCGACGCCGATCGTCGCGATGACGGCGCATGCGCTGAGCGGTGAGCGCGACAAATGCCTTGAAGCGGGCATGGATGATTACTTGAGCAAGCCGCTGTCGCTGGATCAGTTGAAAGAGTGCCTGTTGCGGTGGTTGCCCGAATAG
- a CDS encoding HD domain-containing phosphohydrolase gives MTAMQMQDSAYVTMDQLRVGLYVYIDLRWFEHPFAFNSFKIKDEEQIRSLRSLGLARIRYDPARSDKATPSGSELVVAPAETVAPVVKEHPALAAKRALIEKIRVQREAAARIESAFVDTARTIHNVEKNLLTNPAETLREANQLISQIADSFLDAPELAIHVMGDKIGSEELYFHSLNVTMLSLMMARDLKLPAEVMQCLGMGALFHDLGCREIPDKILKKSEPWTLAERNYYELHCAYGAEIGRKLGFAQLVLDVIQQHHEMVDGSGYPARLKGDAISLSARIVAIANYYDELCNPLNIANALTPHEALSTMFARLRGKFDPKLLQLFVRCLGVFPPGTIVQLSNGVIGMVATINTAKPMKPMIVAYDADIPKEEAILIDMDGTVDVNIVKAIRPAQLPREIYAYLSPRKQVSYYFDAGSPNKESVAK, from the coding sequence ATGACTGCCATGCAGATGCAGGACAGCGCATACGTGACGATGGACCAGTTGCGGGTCGGTTTGTACGTTTACATCGACCTGAGATGGTTCGAGCACCCGTTTGCGTTCAACAGTTTCAAGATCAAGGACGAAGAGCAGATCCGTTCGCTGCGCAGCCTGGGGTTGGCGCGGATTCGCTATGATCCGGCGCGTAGCGACAAGGCGACGCCGTCTGGCAGCGAGCTGGTCGTGGCGCCTGCTGAAACGGTCGCTCCGGTGGTCAAGGAACATCCGGCGCTGGCGGCGAAGCGGGCGCTGATCGAGAAGATCCGGGTGCAGCGTGAAGCTGCCGCACGGATCGAATCGGCCTTCGTCGACACCGCCCGAACCATTCATAACGTCGAGAAGAATCTTCTGACCAATCCGGCCGAGACCTTGCGCGAAGCCAACCAGTTGATCAGCCAGATTGCCGACTCGTTTCTTGATGCGCCGGAACTCGCCATTCATGTGATGGGAGACAAGATCGGCAGCGAAGAGCTCTATTTCCACTCGCTCAACGTGACCATGCTGTCGCTGATGATGGCCCGCGATCTCAAGCTGCCGGCGGAGGTAATGCAGTGCCTGGGGATGGGCGCGTTGTTCCACGACCTCGGCTGTCGTGAGATTCCGGACAAGATTCTCAAGAAAAGCGAGCCCTGGACTCTGGCCGAGCGCAACTACTACGAACTGCACTGCGCCTATGGCGCGGAGATTGGCCGCAAGCTTGGATTTGCGCAGCTGGTACTCGATGTCATCCAACAACACCACGAAATGGTGGATGGCAGCGGCTATCCCGCACGGTTGAAGGGGGATGCCATCAGCCTGTCGGCGCGCATCGTTGCGATCGCCAATTATTACGACGAGCTTTGCAACCCGCTGAACATCGCCAACGCGCTGACGCCGCACGAGGCGCTGTCGACGATGTTTGCACGTCTGCGGGGGAAATTCGATCCCAAGTTGCTGCAACTGTTCGTACGATGTCTCGGCGTCTTTCCGCCCGGGACGATCGTTCAACTGTCGAATGGTGTGATCGGCATGGTCGCGACGATCAATACCGCCAAGCCGATGAAGCCGATGATCGTTGCCTATGACGCAGATATTCCAAAGGAAGAGGCCATTCTCATCGACATGGATGGTACGGTCGACGTCAATATCGTCAAGGCCATTCGGCCAGCCCAGCTGCCGCGGGAGATCTACGCCTATCTGAGTCCGCGCAAGCAGGTCAGTTACTATTTCGATGCCGGTTCTCCCAATAAGGAGTCGGTGGCGAAATGA
- a CDS encoding DNA-binding response regulator codes for MSNSTKATVLLIDDELVNIKILSDVLKDDYVVIFASGGEEGVRRAIESMPDIILLDIMMPDMDGYAVCARLQENPKTASIPVVYVTALGSTAQEIKGLNLGAVDYITKPINEEIVKARIRNHLKFRRVVQAASRDDAVEEDSRQENMTERQREIFRWVREGKTNWEIAKIIGCSEENVKYHMKNILRIMGSYNRTQAVATHVRKRAPKD; via the coding sequence ATGTCGAATAGCACCAAGGCGACAGTTTTGCTGATCGACGATGAGTTGGTAAACATCAAGATCCTGTCCGATGTGCTCAAGGATGACTATGTCGTAATCTTCGCTTCGGGCGGCGAGGAGGGGGTCCGTCGTGCAATCGAATCCATGCCCGATATCATTCTGCTCGACATCATGATGCCGGACATGGATGGTTACGCGGTGTGTGCCCGCCTGCAGGAAAACCCGAAAACGGCGAGTATTCCAGTTGTTTATGTCACTGCGTTGGGATCGACAGCGCAAGAGATCAAGGGGCTCAATCTTGGGGCGGTCGATTACATCACCAAGCCGATCAATGAGGAAATCGTCAAGGCCAGGATTCGCAATCATCTGAAATTTCGCCGGGTGGTCCAGGCGGCGTCGCGTGATGACGCCGTCGAGGAGGACAGCCGCCAGGAGAACATGACCGAGCGTCAGCGGGAGATTTTCCGCTGGGTGCGCGAAGGCAAGACGAACTGGGAAATTGCCAAAATCATCGGTTGTTCGGAGGAAAATGTGAAATATCACATGAAAAATATCCTCCGCATCATGGGGTCTTACAACCGGACTCAGGCGGTGGCCACCCATGTCAGGAAGCGAGCGCCAAAAGACTGA
- a CDS encoding efflux RND transporter permease subunit: protein MKQLNLSEWALNHRTIVAYLMFVLMIGGAMSYLKLGRAEDPDFTFKVMVVRTLWPGATAREVEQQVTERIEKKLQDVPWVDVVRSNSKAGESLVFIVLKDRAPKADVPDAWYQVRKKIGDVRQTFPAGIQGPFFNDEFGDTFVNIFALTGDGFDVGRLRWEAERIARALRHVPDVKKIELIGVQDERINVEISHRKLATLGIDAQLIFDALQRQNAMASSGFFETESDRVRLRVSGALGSLESVRATPIQAAGRSFRLGDIASVSRGFVEPPAPAMRVQGQPAIGIAVAMAKGGDVITLGRQLRSEVDRMQRDLPAGIDVHVIADQPEIVRRSIDLFVSSLGEALVIVLAVSFLSLGLRTGTVVALSIPLVLAITFLLMEICGIDLQRVSLGALVIALGLLVDDAIIAVEMMVVKMEQGWNRFRAATFAYTSTAFPMLTGTLITAAAFTPVGFAKSTAGEYTFSIFAVVSIALIVSWIVAVVFTPYIGYKLLDPEKLRAKAEKHGDDIYDTRFYRAVRRAVELCLRRRGWVIAATVAAFALSLLIFNSGVQKQFFPASERLELLIDVWLPQGSSLKATEAQTRRIENLLLHDEDMKKSVSDFVSYVGNGSPRFYLPLDQQLFNDNFAQFVVLTRDVAAREDLKQRLEAHFVSDNADWREGLANARIRVLRLENGPPVGFPVQFRVSGEDLPMLRKTAEAVAGVMRANPHVQDVNFDWNEMSKTVRLDIDQDRARALGVSTLDLSNALSLLLNGLSVTQVRDRDVLVDVVVRATGDERVRLSALPDMSVRTASGRSVPLAQLVKIRYELEDGLIVRRNRLPTVTVRADIRGAMQAPVVAAQISPQLDAIRAALPPGFRIETGGATEESVKAEDSIKAVMPVMVLLVITLLVLQLQNARRVVLVLLTAPLGLIGVALALYVFNMPYGFVANLGVIALSGMIMRNSVILVDQIEQDEKAGRSTWEAIVESTVRRFRPIMLTAAAAILAMIPLSRSVFWGPMAVAIMGGLVVATLLTVFFLPALYAVWYRVKV, encoded by the coding sequence ATGAAACAGCTCAACCTGTCCGAATGGGCATTGAACCACCGGACCATCGTCGCCTATCTGATGTTCGTGCTGATGATTGGCGGCGCGATGTCGTACCTGAAGCTCGGTCGTGCCGAGGACCCGGACTTCACCTTCAAGGTCATGGTCGTGCGTACGTTATGGCCGGGCGCAACCGCGCGCGAGGTCGAGCAGCAGGTGACCGAGCGGATCGAGAAGAAGCTGCAGGACGTTCCCTGGGTCGACGTCGTGCGGTCCAACTCGAAGGCCGGCGAATCGCTGGTGTTCATCGTCCTCAAGGATCGGGCGCCAAAGGCGGATGTGCCCGACGCCTGGTACCAGGTGCGCAAGAAGATCGGCGATGTGCGCCAGACTTTTCCGGCGGGCATTCAGGGGCCGTTTTTCAATGATGAATTCGGCGATACTTTCGTCAATATCTTCGCCCTGACCGGCGATGGTTTCGACGTCGGCCGGCTGCGCTGGGAGGCCGAGCGCATCGCCCGGGCCTTGCGGCACGTTCCCGATGTCAAGAAGATCGAATTGATCGGCGTTCAGGACGAACGCATCAACGTCGAGATTTCGCATCGCAAGCTGGCGACACTGGGCATCGACGCGCAACTGATCTTCGATGCGCTCCAGCGCCAGAACGCGATGGCGTCCTCGGGCTTTTTCGAAACCGAGTCGGATCGCGTCCGTCTGCGCGTCAGCGGCGCCCTCGGCTCACTCGAGAGCGTGCGTGCGACACCGATACAGGCGGCAGGAAGATCGTTCCGTCTCGGCGATATTGCCTCGGTGTCGCGCGGGTTCGTCGAACCGCCGGCGCCGGCCATGCGCGTGCAGGGACAGCCGGCGATCGGCATCGCCGTGGCGATGGCCAAGGGCGGCGATGTGATTACGCTGGGCCGGCAGTTGCGCAGCGAGGTGGATCGGATGCAGCGCGACCTGCCCGCGGGGATCGATGTACATGTCATCGCCGACCAGCCGGAGATCGTCCGGCGTTCGATCGATCTTTTTGTGTCATCGCTGGGTGAGGCGCTGGTCATCGTGCTCGCGGTGTCCTTTCTCAGCCTGGGGCTGCGTACGGGCACGGTCGTGGCCCTGTCGATTCCGCTCGTGCTGGCGATTACTTTCCTCTTGATGGAAATTTGCGGCATCGACCTGCAGCGTGTTTCCCTCGGTGCGCTTGTGATCGCGCTCGGCTTGCTGGTCGATGACGCAATCATCGCCGTCGAAATGATGGTCGTGAAAATGGAACAGGGCTGGAACCGCTTCCGCGCGGCCACCTTCGCCTATACCTCGACCGCCTTTCCGATGCTGACCGGGACGTTGATCACGGCGGCGGCGTTTACGCCGGTCGGCTTCGCCAAGTCGACGGCGGGCGAGTATACGTTTTCAATTTTTGCGGTCGTCAGCATTGCATTGATCGTTTCCTGGATTGTCGCCGTTGTATTTACCCCGTACATCGGCTACAAGCTGCTCGATCCGGAAAAATTGCGGGCGAAAGCCGAGAAGCATGGCGACGACATCTATGACACGCGCTTTTACCGTGCCGTGCGTCGAGCTGTCGAGTTGTGTCTGCGCCGTCGCGGCTGGGTGATTGCGGCGACCGTCGCAGCCTTTGCGTTGTCGCTGCTGATCTTCAACAGCGGCGTGCAAAAGCAGTTTTTCCCGGCGTCCGAACGGCTCGAACTGCTGATCGATGTGTGGTTGCCGCAAGGCAGTTCCTTGAAGGCGACCGAGGCACAGACAAGGCGTATCGAGAATCTTCTGCTCCATGACGAAGATATGAAGAAGTCGGTAAGCGATTTTGTCAGCTACGTCGGCAACGGCAGTCCGCGTTTCTACCTGCCGCTCGACCAGCAGCTCTTCAACGACAATTTTGCCCAGTTCGTCGTGCTGACGCGCGATGTCGCGGCGCGCGAAGATCTCAAGCAGCGTCTGGAGGCCCATTTCGTCAGCGACAACGCCGATTGGCGCGAGGGACTTGCCAATGCGCGGATTCGCGTGCTTCGTCTCGAAAACGGGCCGCCAGTCGGTTTCCCCGTCCAGTTCCGTGTTTCCGGCGAGGATCTGCCGATGTTGCGGAAGACGGCCGAAGCCGTTGCCGGTGTCATGCGCGCCAATCCGCATGTGCAGGATGTCAATTTCGACTGGAACGAAATGAGCAAGACGGTGCGTCTCGACATCGATCAGGATCGGGCGCGGGCGCTGGGTGTCAGTACGCTCGATCTGTCGAATGCGCTGAGTCTTCTGCTCAACGGCTTGAGTGTGACGCAGGTGCGCGACCGCGACGTGCTGGTGGATGTCGTGGTGCGGGCGACCGGTGACGAGCGCGTGCGGTTGTCGGCGCTGCCCGACATGTCGGTGCGCACGGCGTCCGGACGCAGCGTGCCGCTGGCGCAGTTGGTCAAGATTCGCTACGAACTCGAGGATGGCCTAATCGTGCGCCGGAACCGCTTGCCGACGGTGACGGTACGCGCCGATATTCGCGGTGCGATGCAGGCGCCGGTCGTTGCCGCGCAGATCAGTCCGCAACTCGACGCCATCCGCGCTGCCTTGCCGCCCGGCTTTCGCATCGAGACGGGCGGTGCGACCGAGGAATCGGTCAAGGCCGAGGATTCGATCAAGGCGGTGATGCCGGTGATGGTGTTGCTCGTCATTACGCTGCTGGTCCTGCAACTGCAGAATGCCCGTCGGGTGGTGCTGGTGTTGCTGACGGCGCCCTTGGGTCTGATCGGCGTGGCGCTCGCGCTCTATGTGTTCAACATGCCGTATGGTTTCGTCGCCAATCTCGGCGTGATCGCGTTATCGGGGATGATCATGCGCAATTCGGTCATTCTCGTGGATCAGATCGAGCAGGACGAGAAGGCCGGACGCTCGACCTGGGAGGCGATCGTCGAGTCGACCGTACGTCGTTTCCGGCCGATCATGCTGACCGCGGCGGCGGCGATCCTGGCGATGATTCCGTTGTCGCGCAGCGTTTTCTGGGGGCCGATGGCGGTGGCGATCATGGGCGGGCTGGTCGTGGCGACGCTGCTGACCGTGTTCTTTCTGCCCGCGCTCTATGCGGTCTGGTATCGCGTAAAGGTATAA
- a CDS encoding TetR/AcrR family transcriptional regulator gives MSNPSVSMGSPRRRRKEARPSELTAAALALFVEKGFAATRLEDVAARAGVSKGTLYLYFDSKEALFKAVIEEGIVARFVAAGQQAAVYDGSATDLLKHLLLAWWDQIGNTPLAGVAKLMISESRNFPEVTRYYHDKVIVRGRALMRSVLERGIANGEFRDVDIESAIDVIFSPLLMLVLSRFSLAFCSGSDDPKAFLEKHIDLVLRGLLTEEVGR, from the coding sequence ATGAGCAACCCCTCTGTATCAATGGGTTCGCCGCGCAGGCGGCGCAAGGAAGCTCGGCCCTCAGAACTGACAGCCGCCGCGTTGGCGCTTTTCGTCGAGAAAGGCTTTGCAGCGACGCGACTCGAGGACGTCGCGGCGCGCGCCGGTGTCTCCAAGGGAACCCTGTATCTCTATTTCGATAGCAAGGAAGCCTTGTTCAAGGCAGTGATCGAAGAGGGCATCGTTGCGCGCTTCGTTGCTGCCGGACAGCAGGCCGCGGTTTACGATGGTTCGGCGACGGATTTGCTGAAGCATTTGTTACTGGCGTGGTGGGATCAGATCGGGAACACGCCGCTCGCGGGTGTCGCCAAACTGATGATTTCGGAATCGCGTAATTTTCCCGAGGTGACCCGCTACTACCATGACAAAGTGATTGTCCGCGGGCGTGCGCTCATGCGTTCCGTGCTTGAGCGGGGTATCGCCAATGGCGAATTCAGGGATGTCGATATCGAGTCGGCCATCGACGTGATTTTTTCTCCCCTGCTGATGTTGGTGCTGTCGCGCTTCTCGCTTGCGTTTTGTAGCGGAAGTGACGATCCCAAGGCATTTCTGGAAAAGCATATCGATCTCGTGCTGCGCGGTCTGCTCACGGAAGAGGTCGGGCGATGA
- a CDS encoding anaerobic C4-dicarboxylate transporter, translating into METSIILEFGIILLCLLAGARYGGYGLGLISGFGLLVFAFVFHLAPGKPPIDVLLTIMAVLACASTLQTAGGLNVMMRFAERLLRRHPKHITLLAPITTWSLTVMCGTGHVVYTMFPIIYDIAIKTGIRPERPMAVASISSQIGICASPVSVAVVSMVAIMAKAKGLDHPPSIIELLAVGMPATFCGMIVAALWSMRRGLDLDKDPEFQAKLQDPVQREYIYGESATLLDKVFPKEAYWATWIFFAAIGIVVLLGAFQDLRPLVGPVGKLKPLSMNLLIQVMMLSAGALILVLCKVKPQEIPNGTVFKAGMVAVVSIFGVAWMADTVFEAHFTLLKEGLAGIVAAQPWTYALVLFIVSKLVNSQAAAIAAIAPLGVSLGVDPKVMIAFLPACYGYFILPTYASDLACIGFDRSGTTRIGKFVINHSFIIPGLIGVGVGCCVGWLMVKVLY; encoded by the coding sequence ATGGAAACAAGCATCATTCTTGAGTTTGGCATCATCCTGCTCTGCTTGCTGGCGGGCGCCCGTTACGGCGGTTACGGCCTGGGGCTTATCAGCGGTTTTGGCCTGCTGGTCTTCGCCTTTGTCTTCCATCTGGCGCCAGGCAAACCACCGATCGACGTATTGCTCACCATCATGGCTGTGCTGGCATGCGCCTCGACGCTGCAAACCGCCGGCGGCCTCAACGTCATGATGCGCTTCGCCGAACGACTGTTACGCCGCCACCCGAAGCACATCACGCTGCTCGCCCCGATCACCACCTGGTCACTGACGGTCATGTGCGGTACCGGGCACGTCGTCTATACGATGTTCCCGATCATCTACGACATTGCCATCAAAACCGGCATCCGCCCGGAACGCCCGATGGCCGTCGCATCGATTTCCTCGCAAATCGGTATTTGCGCTTCGCCCGTGTCGGTCGCTGTCGTCTCGATGGTTGCCATCATGGCCAAGGCGAAAGGGCTCGATCATCCGCCCAGCATCATCGAACTCCTCGCCGTCGGCATGCCGGCGACGTTCTGCGGCATGATCGTCGCCGCACTCTGGAGCATGCGACGCGGCCTCGATCTCGACAAGGACCCGGAGTTCCAAGCCAAGCTGCAGGATCCGGTGCAGCGCGAGTACATCTACGGCGAATCGGCCACGCTTCTCGACAAGGTCTTCCCGAAAGAAGCGTACTGGGCCACCTGGATCTTTTTCGCGGCCATCGGCATCGTCGTGCTGCTCGGTGCCTTCCAGGATTTGCGCCCACTCGTCGGACCAGTCGGCAAGCTCAAGCCGCTGTCGATGAATCTCCTGATCCAGGTGATGATGCTGAGCGCTGGCGCCCTGATTCTCGTGCTTTGCAAGGTCAAGCCCCAGGAAATTCCGAACGGCACCGTTTTCAAGGCCGGGATGGTCGCGGTCGTTTCGATCTTCGGCGTCGCCTGGATGGCGGACACCGTGTTCGAGGCCCACTTCACGCTGCTCAAGGAAGGTCTCGCCGGCATCGTCGCCGCACAGCCCTGGACTTATGCCCTCGTGTTGTTCATCGTCTCCAAGCTGGTCAACAGCCAGGCCGCTGCGATCGCCGCAATCGCACCGCTCGGCGTCAGTCTGGGCGTCGATCCGAAGGTCATGATCGCGTTCCTGCCGGCGTGCTATGGCTACTTCATCCTGCCAACCTATGCGAGCGACCTCGCCTGTATCGGCTTCGACCGGTCCGGCACAACCCGCATCGGCAAGTTCGTCATCAACCACAGCTTCATCATCCCCGGCCTGATCGGTGTCGGTGTCGGCTGCTGCGTCGGTTGGTTGATGGTCAAGGTCCTCTACTGA
- a CDS encoding efflux RND transporter periplasmic adaptor subunit produces MRSERTVMLVAACMAAFLTGCGRSDVPPEPQRPVLTRKVGLGGDVAGIGYTGEVRSRYETPLAFRVPGKITERLVNVGDTVKAGDVLARLDPVDARLALASAQSQADLAAAELRRYRDLRAKNFVSQSALDAKETAYATAIAQADIAKNQSAYTVLRADKAGVIDQVSGEVGQVVAAGQAVMRHSRLDTPEVAIAVPESRVAELRVGQLATIRLWADGQAGYRGHVRELAAVADVSTRTYAARVTIDNPDGRFRLGMTARVEFANTPARNASAPQLIPLGALFQHEGKPAVWVVGADQTVSLRPVVVQSYGESEVLVADGVKPEDRIVIAGVHKLTSGEKIRAIDAQASP; encoded by the coding sequence ATGAGGAGCGAACGCACGGTAATGCTGGTGGCGGCGTGCATGGCCGCTTTCCTGACAGGATGCGGCAGAAGCGATGTGCCACCCGAACCGCAGCGTCCGGTCCTGACGCGCAAGGTCGGCCTTGGCGGCGATGTTGCAGGCATCGGGTACACCGGCGAGGTCAGGTCGCGCTACGAGACGCCCTTGGCATTTCGTGTGCCGGGAAAGATCACGGAGCGCCTCGTCAATGTTGGCGATACGGTCAAGGCCGGCGATGTCCTCGCCCGGCTCGATCCTGTCGACGCCCGCCTGGCCTTGGCGTCGGCACAATCGCAGGCGGATCTTGCGGCGGCAGAACTGCGGCGTTATCGCGATCTTCGCGCGAAGAACTTCGTCAGTCAGTCCGCCCTCGATGCCAAGGAGACTGCTTATGCAACGGCCATCGCGCAGGCCGATATCGCAAAGAATCAGTCGGCATATACGGTATTGCGCGCCGATAAGGCCGGCGTCATCGATCAGGTCAGCGGCGAGGTCGGGCAGGTCGTTGCAGCCGGTCAGGCAGTGATGCGACATTCGCGTCTGGATACGCCGGAGGTTGCCATTGCCGTTCCCGAATCCCGCGTTGCCGAACTCCGCGTCGGACAGCTGGCGACTATCCGCCTGTGGGCTGACGGGCAGGCTGGCTATCGTGGTCATGTACGTGAACTGGCGGCGGTGGCGGACGTGTCGACGCGTACGTATGCCGCACGAGTGACGATCGACAACCCGGATGGCAGATTCCGCCTGGGTATGACGGCACGGGTTGAGTTCGCGAACACACCGGCGCGCAATGCGTCAGCACCGCAACTCATTCCGCTGGGCGCACTGTTCCAGCACGAAGGCAAACCTGCCGTCTGGGTCGTCGGTGCCGACCAGACCGTGTCGCTGCGTCCGGTGGTCGTTCAATCCTATGGCGAGAGCGAGGTCCTGGTCGCCGATGGCGTAAAACCCGAAGATCGCATCGTCATCGCCGGGGTGCATAAGCTGACTTCCGGCGAGAAGATCCGGGCGATCGACGCGCAGGCGTCACCATGA